In Candidatus Atribacteria bacterium ADurb.Bin276, a genomic segment contains:
- the hsaD gene encoding 4,5:9,10-diseco-3-hydroxy-5,9,17-trioxoandrosta-1(10),2-diene-4-oate hydrolase has translation MSNYADALAGWLDKIALTHPHILGLSWGSSLALEFYRRYPDIHLSLILASAYAGWKGSLPPDEVATRLENILASVNLPLEEVVESWLSILSRPLPGELIHELTTIWGDNSGRSHPGGFRAMAYSMAEADLRDVLPQIQIPTLLLYGELDQRSPLKVANDLLRLIPLAKLAIIPQAGHLANAEAPEEFNRHVRRFLRSVSGYG, from the coding sequence ATTCTTGGTCTTTCCTGGGGCAGTTCTCTCGCACTGGAGTTTTATCGCCGCTACCCCGATATTCATCTATCGCTTATTCTGGCTTCTGCTTATGCAGGATGGAAAGGTTCGCTTCCACCAGACGAAGTCGCTACTCGCCTTGAAAATATTCTTGCCAGTGTAAATCTTCCCCTTGAAGAAGTTGTTGAGAGTTGGCTTTCGATTTTAAGTAGGCCTTTACCGGGTGAGCTAATTCATGAGTTGACCACTATTTGGGGGGATAATTCGGGAAGGTCCCATCCAGGGGGTTTTCGGGCAATGGCATATTCTATGGCAGAAGCTGATCTGCGAGATGTCCTTCCCCAGATCCAAATCCCTACCCTGTTATTGTATGGTGAACTCGACCAGCGATCACCACTTAAGGTTGCCAATGACCTCCTGAGGTTGATCCCACTTGCTAAGCTTGCCATAATCCCACAAGCCGGTCACCTTGCCAATGCAGAAGCACCAGAAGAATTTAACCGGCATGTCCGTCGTTTTTTAAGGTCCGTCTCAGGTTATGGATAA
- a CDS encoding Hemerythrin HHE cation binding domain protein: MQFRAPLMIEHRLIEKMINIINKIINQAESTHIIDTRTVDVVVDFIKTYADKTHHGKEEDILFKDLSEKKMTDEDDKLMKELIEEHVFGRSIVRELVDSKNQYVTGDMTAEKVMLEKLKTLVNFYPAHIKKEDDIFFPASMKYLTNQEQERMLNKFWDFDRTMIHSKYQSVVLELNKAFSND; encoded by the coding sequence ATGCAGTTTAGGGCTCCATTAATGATTGAACATCGTTTAATTGAAAAAATGATAAATATTATTAACAAAATTATAAATCAAGCCGAATCAACCCATATTATTGATACCAGGACTGTCGATGTTGTTGTAGATTTTATTAAAACCTACGCTGATAAAACTCATCATGGAAAAGAGGAAGACATTCTCTTTAAAGACCTTTCAGAGAAAAAAATGACAGATGAAGATGATAAATTAATGAAAGAACTTATTGAGGAACATGTATTTGGAAGAAGTATAGTCCGAGAACTCGTCGATTCAAAAAACCAGTATGTCACTGGTGATATGACAGCTGAAAAAGTGATGTTAGAAAAACTAAAAACGCTGGTCAATTTTTACCCTGCCCATATTAAAAAGGAAGATGATATCTTTTTCCCAGCTTCCATGAAGTATTTAACCAACCAAGAGCAAGAAAGGATGCTGAATAAATTTTGGGATTTTGATAGAACGATGATACATTCAAAATATCAATCAGTGGTTTTAGAATTGAATAAAGCGTTTTCGAATGATTAA